Proteins encoded together in one Chitinophaga varians window:
- a CDS encoding pyruvate dehydrogenase complex dihydrolipoamide acetyltransferase translates to MAEVIRMPLLSDTMTEGVIAEWHKKVGDQVKADDVIAEVETDKATMEVIGYVEGTLLYIGVEKGKAAKVNGIIAIVGKPGEDYKPLLEGNSGETAAAPAQQAAAAPAPQAAPAAAAPAADDAALKEALKNATVIRMPLLSDTMTEGKIVAWNKKVGDVVKSDDVLAEVETDKATMEVIGYADGTLLYVGVKEGEAAKVNGIIAIVGKPGTNVDVILAGENAAPAKAAPAEAAAPAATSAAATTAPAAATSSDGRVKASPLARKLAAEKGIDIAQVAGSGDNGRIVKKDVDNFVPSAAPAAKTSAAAPSAPAFVPAGQEGYTDTPLSQMRKVIAKRLSESKFTAPHFYLKIDVNMDKAMDARKAINEMSPVKISFNDMVIKACALALRQHPDVNSSWMGDFIRHNQHVHIGSAVAIEDGLIVPVIRFADQKSLSQIAGEAKGLYDKAKNKKLQPQDFSGNTFTVSNLGMLGIDEFTAIINPPDSAILAVGGIKETAIVEKGQVKIANIMKLTLSCDHRSVDGAVGARFLATLKTYLENPVTMLV, encoded by the coding sequence ATGGCAGAAGTTATCAGAATGCCCCTCCTGAGTGATACGATGACGGAAGGGGTGATTGCGGAATGGCATAAAAAGGTGGGCGATCAAGTAAAGGCAGACGATGTTATTGCTGAAGTGGAGACGGACAAGGCGACGATGGAAGTAATAGGCTACGTAGAGGGCACATTACTGTACATTGGTGTGGAAAAAGGCAAAGCAGCCAAAGTGAATGGTATTATCGCCATTGTAGGTAAACCAGGCGAAGACTATAAACCTTTGCTGGAAGGTAATTCCGGCGAAACCGCTGCGGCACCTGCCCAGCAAGCCGCCGCTGCGCCGGCACCACAAGCTGCACCGGCCGCCGCCGCACCTGCTGCTGATGATGCTGCATTAAAAGAAGCACTGAAAAATGCGACTGTTATCCGTATGCCGCTGCTGAGCGATACGATGACAGAAGGAAAAATAGTTGCCTGGAACAAAAAAGTAGGCGACGTAGTAAAAAGTGACGACGTACTGGCAGAAGTAGAAACCGACAAAGCCACCATGGAAGTGATAGGTTATGCGGACGGAACACTGCTGTATGTTGGCGTTAAAGAAGGAGAAGCTGCCAAAGTAAACGGCATCATCGCCATTGTAGGTAAACCGGGCACTAATGTGGACGTGATCCTCGCAGGCGAAAACGCTGCTCCTGCCAAAGCCGCTCCTGCTGAAGCTGCCGCTCCCGCTGCCACCAGCGCGGCCGCCACGACTGCACCTGCTGCTGCCACCTCCTCCGACGGTCGTGTGAAAGCCTCTCCGCTGGCCCGTAAACTGGCTGCTGAGAAAGGTATTGACATCGCCCAGGTAGCTGGTTCCGGTGACAATGGCCGTATCGTGAAAAAAGATGTGGACAACTTCGTTCCATCTGCTGCCCCTGCCGCTAAAACCAGCGCCGCTGCACCATCTGCACCGGCCTTCGTACCTGCCGGCCAGGAAGGTTATACCGATACCCCGCTCTCTCAGATGCGTAAAGTGATCGCTAAACGCCTGAGCGAAAGCAAATTCACCGCTCCTCACTTCTATCTGAAAATAGACGTGAACATGGATAAAGCCATGGACGCCCGTAAAGCCATCAACGAGATGTCCCCGGTGAAAATCTCCTTCAATGACATGGTGATCAAGGCCTGCGCCCTGGCACTGCGTCAGCATCCGGACGTGAACAGCAGCTGGATGGGCGACTTTATCCGTCACAACCAACACGTACATATCGGTTCCGCTGTAGCCATCGAAGACGGCCTCATCGTACCGGTAATCCGTTTTGCAGACCAGAAATCACTGAGCCAGATCGCCGGTGAAGCCAAAGGCCTGTACGACAAAGCCAAAAACAAAAAACTGCAACCGCAGGACTTCAGTGGTAACACCTTCACTGTTTCCAACCTCGGTATGCTCGGCATCGACGAATTCACCGCTATCATCAACCCGCCGGATTCCGCTATCCTCGCTGTAGGTGGCATCAAAGAAACCGCTATCGTTGAAAAAGGCCAGGTGAAAATCGCCAATATCATGAAACTGACCCTCAGCTGCGACCACAGAAGCGTGGATGGAGCCGTAGGCGCCCGTTTCCTGGCTACCCTGAAAACCTACCTGGAAAATCCGGTAACCATGCTGGTGTAG